In Candidatus Nomurabacteria bacterium, a genomic segment contains:
- the ftsZ gene encoding cell division protein FtsZ: protein MPKQSPTEVKPPVETFAKIKVIGVGGSGGSAVNRMIDAHIRGIEFIAVNTDAQALHHNSASTKVHIGKATTRGLGAGMDPDVGRKAAEESQDEIHDLLKGSDMVFITCGLGGGTGTGAAPVIAEIAKDVGALTVAVVTKPFSFEGAQRNSIAESGHSELADRVDTIITIPNDRLLQIIDKKTSLLESFAIVDDVLRQGVQGIAELITVPGLINVDFADVKAIMQNAGTALMGIGRSTGENRATEAAKAAIDSPLLELSIDGAHGILFTISGGEKLSMYEVNEAAKVITSSADANAKVIFGSVIDQSLGDEIKITVIATGFGKDGKRPVMKKMPTISPIAQDEPKHSTSFMDDEPEMDFKREEPAPKPKRITPEVSRPVSDSGTEKTKEEEELEIPAFIRKKML from the coding sequence ATGCCTAAACAATCACCAACAGAAGTAAAGCCGCCAGTTGAAACATTCGCGAAAATAAAGGTCATCGGAGTCGGGGGATCCGGTGGATCAGCAGTCAACCGCATGATCGATGCGCATATTCGTGGCATCGAGTTTATTGCCGTAAATACTGACGCGCAAGCCCTTCACCATAATTCAGCTTCAACTAAGGTGCATATTGGTAAAGCCACCACTCGTGGTTTAGGCGCTGGTATGGATCCCGATGTGGGCCGCAAAGCCGCTGAAGAGAGTCAGGATGAAATTCACGACCTCTTAAAAGGCTCTGATATGGTTTTCATCACCTGTGGTTTGGGCGGAGGCACTGGTACTGGTGCTGCCCCAGTGATTGCTGAAATCGCCAAGGACGTTGGCGCTTTAACAGTAGCTGTTGTTACGAAGCCATTTAGTTTTGAAGGTGCGCAGCGTAATTCAATTGCCGAGAGCGGACACAGCGAATTAGCTGATCGAGTAGACACCATCATTACTATTCCTAATGATCGACTCTTACAAATTATTGATAAGAAAACTTCCTTACTGGAATCTTTCGCAATCGTTGATGATGTGTTGCGTCAGGGCGTGCAGGGTATCGCTGAATTGATTACCGTTCCAGGTCTTATCAACGTCGACTTTGCTGACGTGAAGGCGATTATGCAAAATGCTGGTACCGCACTGATGGGTATTGGTCGCTCCACTGGCGAAAATCGTGCTACTGAAGCAGCTAAGGCGGCCATTGATTCTCCTTTGCTCGAGCTTTCTATCGATGGCGCACATGGCATCCTCTTCACCATCTCTGGTGGCGAGAAGTTATCCATGTACGAAGTCAATGAGGCGGCTAAAGTTATTACCAGTTCTGCTGATGCAAACGCTAAGGTTATCTTTGGCTCTGTGATTGATCAATCACTTGGTGATGAAATTAAGATTACGGTTATCGCGACTGGCTTTGGTAAGGATGGGAAGCGCCCAGTGATGAAAAAGATGCCTACTATCTCGCCAATTGCCCAAGACGAGCCAAAGCACAGCACCTCGTTTATGGATGATGAGCCGGAAATGGACTTCAAGCGCGAGGAGCCAGCCCCAAAACCGAAGCGTATTACTCCAGAGGTATCGCGACCAGTCAGTGATAGCGGTACAGAGAAAACAAAAGAGGAAGAGGAGCTGGAAATCCCAGCCTTCATCCGAAAGAAAATGCTCTAG
- a CDS encoding cob(I)yrinic acid a,c-diamide adenosyltransferase: MDKKTPSGLTLLYLGKGKGKTTAAVGVAVRARGWGKRVFFLQFVKEERWPSGERAMLKKLGVDVWVLGKGFVKILNDTKPFIVHKRAAQQALQAAMRAVRSNAYDVVILDEAISAIESELFSQTALIKLMKAKRPSLHLVLTGHTNYPRINKLADLVTDMRKVKHPYDEGRLAEKGIDY, translated from the coding sequence ATGGATAAAAAAACACCCTCAGGCCTCACTCTCCTGTACCTTGGGAAGGGAAAAGGAAAAACTACTGCAGCGGTTGGCGTGGCTGTCCGAGCTCGTGGTTGGGGTAAGCGGGTTTTCTTCCTCCAGTTTGTAAAAGAAGAGCGCTGGCCCTCGGGTGAACGCGCCATGCTCAAAAAGCTTGGCGTTGATGTTTGGGTGCTTGGCAAAGGCTTTGTGAAAATTTTGAACGATACGAAACCTTTCATCGTCCATAAGCGAGCAGCGCAGCAGGCGCTTCAAGCGGCCATGCGAGCAGTTCGTTCAAATGCTTATGATGTGGTAATTCTTGATGAAGCAATTTCAGCTATTGAGTCAGAGCTCTTTTCTCAAACGGCGCTTATTAAGCTTATGAAGGCCAAGCGTCCCTCGCTGCATTTAGTGCTGACCGGACATACCAACTATCCTCGTATTAACAAGTTGGCTGATCTGGTGACTGACATGCGTAAGGTGAAACATCCTTATGATGAAGGCAGGTTGGCCGAAAAGGGAATTGACTACTAA
- the ftsA gene encoding cell division protein FtsA: MAKDVVFTGLDIGSHMIRVVVGQRNPADHSLQILGAAESPSEGISKGSITSIEDAVTSISTALERAERMSGLPIEQAIVGMTGTHITSQDSHGVVAVAKADGEIKDDDVERVVDAAQAVATPPNYETLHVIPRLFTVDNQEGVKDPVGMTGLRLEVDVQIIQGLSSQIKNLTKCVYRTGIHVDDLVLGILACAEATLSKRQRELGVALVNIGASTTSLVVFEEGDVLHTKVLPVGGNHLTNDIAIGLRTSIDVAEKIKLEHGSAIPDEVQKREEITLSDYEGGDNATVSRRHVAEILEARTEEIFSMVDKELQSIDRSGRLPAGIVLTGGGAKLPGLVDVAKKQFRLPASVGMPTNVVTAIDKVQEPTYTTAIGLLAWGAGLDTGPRLSLNKLHSVRDATGKVKDWLKSFLP, from the coding sequence ATGGCAAAAGATGTGGTATTTACAGGCCTGGATATCGGATCACACATGATCCGGGTTGTGGTTGGCCAACGAAATCCGGCTGATCATTCATTACAAATACTGGGCGCTGCTGAAAGCCCGTCCGAAGGTATTAGCAAAGGTTCGATCACCAGTATCGAAGATGCGGTTACCTCAATTTCCACTGCCTTAGAGCGAGCAGAACGTATGTCCGGCTTGCCAATCGAGCAAGCTATCGTGGGCATGACAGGTACGCACATCACCTCCCAGGATAGTCATGGTGTGGTGGCTGTGGCAAAAGCTGATGGAGAAATAAAAGATGATGATGTGGAGCGAGTTGTTGACGCAGCGCAGGCTGTTGCCACTCCGCCGAATTATGAAACTCTCCACGTTATTCCTCGTTTGTTTACTGTAGATAATCAAGAGGGAGTGAAGGATCCGGTCGGTATGACTGGCCTGCGCTTAGAAGTAGACGTGCAGATTATTCAGGGTCTCTCCTCTCAAATTAAGAACCTCACCAAATGTGTGTATCGCACGGGTATTCATGTTGATGACTTGGTGCTCGGGATTCTCGCCTGTGCTGAAGCGACGCTATCAAAGCGTCAGCGGGAATTAGGTGTGGCTTTAGTGAATATTGGTGCTAGTACCACCTCCTTAGTTGTTTTTGAGGAAGGCGACGTCCTGCATACCAAGGTATTACCGGTTGGTGGAAATCATCTGACCAATGACATTGCGATTGGCTTACGCACCTCTATCGATGTCGCAGAGAAGATTAAACTCGAACATGGCAGCGCGATCCCTGATGAAGTGCAGAAGCGCGAAGAGATAACTCTGAGCGATTACGAGGGAGGCGATAATGCTACGGTTTCACGACGACACGTCGCCGAAATTCTGGAAGCTCGCACTGAGGAAATTTTTTCCATGGTTGATAAAGAGTTACAGTCAATTGACCGCTCTGGTCGCTTGCCAGCCGGGATCGTCTTAACTGGCGGTGGAGCAAAACTGCCAGGACTAGTGGATGTTGCTAAAAAACAATTTCGTTTGCCTGCCAGCGTTGGTATGCCAACAAATGTGGTTACGGCCATAGATAAGGTGCAAGAGCCCACTTATACCACGGCAATTGGCTTATTAGCCTGGGGAGCTGGTCTTGATACTGGCCCTCGACTTTCCTTGAATAAGCTTCATTCAGTCCGAGATGCTACTGGAAAAGTGAAGGATTGGCTGAAGTCATTTTTACCCTAG
- a CDS encoding polysaccharide deacetylase family protein: MPAYQRYARYQERKPVTNAKLFRWILYVVALIIVVVLIQRVFGKGDTNSADTAVENSTTQLAEVTNTNTETNENADANTNTSVAPAVAEDFDVATQCDGVISVLGGAKKMTLTFSGRGNGANVDEILQVLQEANAPASFFFTGTFARNNPDVVQKISDAGYRIYNQSDTHPDFEDLTEDEALLELEAADEEISGITNLTTKPFFRPPFGSVDQTVTDIVMSAGYCPVTWTVDGLDWQAGATAADIEARVMSRAANGGIVLLQVGGISTEDALPTIITELRDQGYELVSLADLVAA, from the coding sequence ATGCCGGCGTATCAACGCTACGCCCGCTATCAAGAACGTAAGCCTGTCACGAATGCGAAGCTTTTTCGCTGGATTTTGTATGTCGTCGCGCTTATTATCGTAGTCGTTCTTATCCAAAGGGTCTTTGGCAAAGGTGATACCAACTCGGCCGACACTGCAGTAGAGAATAGTACTACCCAGCTGGCTGAGGTGACAAACACGAATACTGAGACAAATGAAAATGCTGATGCGAATACAAATACAAGCGTGGCGCCGGCCGTAGCAGAGGATTTTGATGTAGCTACGCAATGCGACGGGGTAATCTCGGTACTGGGCGGCGCGAAAAAAATGACGCTTACCTTCAGCGGACGCGGCAATGGAGCAAATGTTGATGAGATTTTACAAGTCTTGCAGGAGGCAAATGCGCCAGCCTCATTCTTTTTCACCGGCACCTTTGCTCGTAACAATCCCGATGTCGTACAAAAAATCAGCGATGCTGGATATCGCATTTACAATCAGAGCGACACACATCCCGACTTTGAAGATTTAACAGAGGATGAAGCCTTGTTAGAATTGGAAGCAGCGGATGAAGAAATTAGCGGGATTACTAACCTAACAACAAAGCCCTTTTTCCGGCCACCATTTGGATCGGTTGACCAAACTGTGACGGATATAGTAATGTCGGCTGGTTACTGTCCGGTTACTTGGACAGTCGACGGTTTAGATTGGCAGGCCGGCGCCACTGCAGCGGATATTGAAGCGCGGGTGATGAGTCGGGCGGCTAATGGGGGAATTGTCCTTTTACAGGTTGGGGGCATCTCAACTGAGGACGCACTACCAACTATCATCACTGAGCTTCGAGATCAGGGATATGAGTTAGTGAGTC
- a CDS encoding NUDIX domain-containing protein → MPQEQFVAVKAIITHKDKILLLRERAYDEATNVGKWDVPGGRLGLGESPFDGIKREVAEETGLHIRVDIPISIDAWEPTIQGLKRHIVGMYIWCTTEEQQVHLSDEHDEYRWVTIAEAGNLPLMSTVQRALTAFDALQKRLLK, encoded by the coding sequence ATGCCCCAAGAACAATTTGTAGCGGTAAAAGCGATCATTACGCATAAAGATAAAATTCTTTTACTTCGCGAGCGGGCATATGATGAAGCGACAAATGTTGGTAAATGGGATGTTCCTGGAGGCCGTTTAGGCTTAGGTGAATCACCATTTGATGGCATAAAACGGGAAGTGGCGGAAGAAACGGGTTTGCATATTCGCGTTGATATTCCAATTTCCATTGATGCTTGGGAGCCAACAATCCAGGGCCTCAAACGACATATTGTTGGAATGTATATCTGGTGCACCACTGAAGAGCAGCAAGTCCATTTAAGCGACGAGCATGACGAGTATCGATGGGTGACTATTGCGGAGGCGGGGAATTTACCACTTATGAGTACAGTACAGCGAGCTCTTACCGCATTTGACGCATTGCAGAAGCGCCTGCTAAAGTAA
- the ybeY gene encoding rRNA maturation RNase YbeY produces the protein MRITVVNQTPAHLSTTWIRQVIQAAAKLTETKDSEHSVVVTFLPDQEVRRLNKRYRKIDRVTDVLSFTYTMEGDQDASSDDFPFGELIIAPDQMQRQADRRKRPVKEELRDLLIHGYLHLLGHDHHKVGERRIMRAWEDKVKDYLTKARS, from the coding sequence ATGCGTATTACTGTTGTTAATCAGACCCCCGCGCACCTTTCAACCACTTGGATTCGCCAAGTAATCCAAGCAGCTGCTAAGCTAACTGAAACCAAAGATTCGGAACACTCTGTTGTAGTTACCTTCCTCCCTGATCAAGAAGTACGGCGCCTCAATAAGCGCTACCGGAAAATTGATCGCGTGACGGATGTGCTCTCTTTCACGTATACTATGGAGGGTGACCAGGATGCTTCCTCAGATGATTTCCCTTTTGGCGAGCTGATTATTGCGCCTGATCAAATGCAACGTCAGGCAGATCGACGGAAACGACCGGTTAAAGAGGAGTTACGCGATCTGCTTATCCATGGTTATCTGCATTTGCTCGGACACGATCATCACAAAGTAGGGGAGCGACGCATAATGCGCGCTTGGGAGGATAAAGTGAAAGACTATCTCACAAAAGCACGGTCATGA
- the nrdR gene encoding transcriptional repressor NrdR, with translation MKCPVCHHADSKVTDSRLVTDGFAIRRRRECTRCTFRFTTYEEVELLNVTILKRDGRREPYLREKMEQGLRKALEKRPTTTEEFTQLLSRIERDIQKLSGRKSAQEVKSKDIGEVIMRHLKKIDPVAYIRFASVYRSFKDAETFQRELQALLRTKTVRRTVKKRRRS, from the coding sequence ATGAAATGTCCGGTTTGCCATCACGCGGATAGCAAGGTTACTGATTCACGCCTCGTCACCGATGGCTTTGCCATCCGACGTCGTCGCGAATGTACTCGCTGCACCTTCCGCTTCACCACCTATGAAGAAGTAGAGCTCCTCAATGTCACCATCTTAAAAAGAGATGGACGCCGGGAACCCTACCTACGTGAAAAAATGGAGCAAGGGTTACGCAAGGCACTTGAGAAGCGACCTACGACTACTGAAGAGTTTACTCAGCTGCTCAGTCGAATCGAGCGCGACATTCAGAAGCTAAGTGGTCGCAAGAGTGCTCAAGAGGTGAAGTCAAAGGATATTGGCGAAGTCATCATGCGTCACCTTAAGAAGATTGATCCGGTTGCCTACATCCGATTTGCTTCCGTCTACCGGTCTTTCAAAGACGCTGAGACTTTCCAACGCGAACTGCAAGCTCTCCTCCGTACAAAAACAGTCCGGCGAACTGTAAAAAAACGTCGCCGCTCATAA
- a CDS encoding diacylglycerol kinase, whose translation MSFLSFSLLRKSFRYAIRGLRTTWQQEQNFRVLTGAVAIVILFIIIFPLQTWEIITLLLICALILILELLNSAFEKLTDIVEPRIHTYVQMIKDIMAGAVLIASFVGLLIVALIVLPHVISLFNT comes from the coding sequence ATGAGCTTTCTCAGTTTCTCTCTTTTGCGCAAAAGTTTCCGCTACGCAATCAGAGGTTTGCGAACCACTTGGCAGCAGGAACAAAATTTCCGAGTGCTGACCGGCGCAGTGGCTATCGTCATTCTCTTCATCATTATTTTCCCTTTGCAGACTTGGGAAATAATTACGTTGCTCTTAATATGTGCGCTTATCCTGATTCTCGAGTTACTGAATAGCGCATTTGAAAAGTTAACTGATATTGTTGAGCCCCGCATCCATACCTATGTCCAAATGATTAAGGACATTATGGCTGGAGCAGTCCTGATTGCTTCTTTCGTAGGATTGCTCATCGTGGCGCTCATTGTTCTCCCTCACGTCATTTCTTTATTTAACACCTAG
- a CDS encoding vitamin B12-dependent ribonucleotide reductase: MDTKQKGKRGLGLRWQRFFSRGNVQPFDEIQWERRTAAITDSKGKVVFEQKDVEVPNFWTQNATNIVVSKYFYGDNDKGQRETSIKQLIDRVTRTITDWGQADGYFATADDAQTFYDELTWLIVHQYMTFNSPVWFNCGVHRYDRGSGAGRWYWQKEKQEVGLAQDDYTHPQCSACFILSVEDSMDSILSLAKSEGMIFKFGSGAGSNLSPIRSSRERLSGGGTASGPVSFMKGFDSFAGVIKSGGKTRRAAKMVILNVEHPDVVEFIWSKAKEERKAWSLIDAGYDGAIDGEAYTSVYFQNANHSVRVTDEFMKAVESDGYWQTRAVKDDAVVDTYKARDVLRMISEATHQCGDPGLQYDTTINNWHTCLNTDRIHASNPCSEYMFLNDTACNLASINLMKFRTQDGRFDYTKYLHAIKVLITAMEIIVDNSSYPTERIAARSHLYRTLGIGYANLGALLMSLGLPYDSDEGRAYAAVITALLTGQAYAQSAEIAKEMGPFPDYETNKDSTLRVLRQHREAVDGITQSLIPSDMWEASRNVWDEAVTRGTQYGVRNAQVSVLAPTGTIAFMMDCDTTGIEPDIALVKYKKLVGGGYMKIINRTVPMALDRLGYTKEQVTAITDFIDSNDTIEGAPHVKKEDLAVFDCAFPAANGTRSIHHMGHLKMMGAAQPFISGAISKTVNMPADSTVEEIMDAYIQGWKLGLKALAIYRDGSKRTQPLNTSLTEDGKKQEKTAAAVVSPDPKPYRHRLPDERQSITHKFDIAGHEGYITVGLYPDGQPGELFITMSKEGSTLSGVMDAFATSISLNLQYGVPLKVLISKFTHSRFEPAGFTRNKQIPMVKSIMDYIFRWLALKFMTSKEAAEFHNADLTAQATSTAPVQKAEPVASAAPVAEKVQEKVEEKESATSGVQLELSTIKNQTDAPPCDFCGAIMVRNASCYKCLECGNTSGCS; the protein is encoded by the coding sequence ATGGATACTAAGCAGAAGGGTAAGCGAGGCCTCGGTTTGCGATGGCAGCGCTTTTTTTCACGTGGAAATGTACAACCCTTTGATGAGATTCAATGGGAGCGACGCACCGCGGCGATTACTGATTCAAAAGGTAAAGTGGTTTTTGAGCAAAAGGATGTCGAGGTTCCAAATTTTTGGACACAGAATGCTACAAACATCGTTGTCTCAAAATATTTTTACGGTGATAATGATAAGGGTCAGCGAGAGACCAGCATCAAGCAGTTAATTGATCGTGTCACTCGTACCATCACTGACTGGGGTCAGGCGGATGGTTATTTTGCTACAGCTGATGATGCACAGACTTTTTACGATGAATTGACCTGGTTGATTGTGCATCAGTATATGACCTTCAATAGCCCGGTATGGTTTAACTGTGGCGTGCATCGCTATGACCGGGGATCCGGCGCTGGCCGCTGGTATTGGCAAAAAGAGAAGCAGGAAGTGGGTTTAGCTCAGGATGATTACACTCATCCACAGTGCTCGGCCTGTTTTATTCTCTCGGTAGAAGATTCAATGGATTCTATCCTTAGCTTGGCAAAGAGCGAGGGTATGATTTTCAAGTTCGGATCTGGCGCTGGCTCCAACCTTTCACCAATTCGCTCTTCACGAGAGCGCTTGTCTGGTGGTGGTACAGCCTCAGGGCCGGTTTCTTTCATGAAGGGCTTTGACTCTTTTGCTGGCGTGATCAAGTCGGGTGGAAAAACGCGACGAGCCGCTAAGATGGTTATCTTGAACGTTGAACACCCAGACGTAGTTGAATTTATCTGGAGTAAGGCAAAAGAAGAGCGAAAAGCCTGGTCATTAATTGATGCAGGTTATGATGGCGCAATTGACGGCGAGGCCTATACCTCAGTCTATTTCCAAAACGCTAACCACAGCGTCCGCGTTACTGATGAATTCATGAAAGCAGTCGAGAGCGATGGCTATTGGCAGACCCGGGCAGTAAAAGATGATGCAGTGGTTGATACGTACAAAGCTCGCGATGTGCTGCGCATGATTTCTGAAGCAACCCATCAGTGTGGTGACCCGGGATTGCAATATGACACCACCATCAACAATTGGCACACCTGTCTGAACACTGACCGTATCCATGCTTCCAACCCATGTTCCGAGTACATGTTCTTGAACGACACTGCCTGCAACCTAGCATCTATCAACCTGATGAAGTTTCGGACGCAGGATGGTCGCTTTGACTACACCAAGTATCTCCATGCCATCAAGGTGTTGATCACTGCCATGGAAATCATTGTCGATAACTCAAGCTACCCAACTGAGCGGATCGCTGCGCGCAGTCACCTCTACCGTACTTTAGGTATTGGTTACGCAAACTTGGGTGCCCTCTTGATGTCACTTGGCTTACCATATGACAGCGATGAAGGCCGAGCCTACGCAGCAGTTATTACTGCCCTCTTAACTGGTCAGGCCTATGCGCAATCAGCCGAGATTGCTAAAGAGATGGGGCCTTTCCCAGATTATGAAACGAATAAAGACTCCACTCTCCGTGTATTACGTCAGCATCGTGAAGCAGTTGATGGTATTACGCAGTCCTTGATCCCGAGCGACATGTGGGAAGCTTCTCGCAATGTGTGGGACGAAGCAGTTACCCGTGGTACCCAGTATGGTGTCCGCAATGCCCAGGTTTCCGTATTAGCTCCGACCGGAACCATCGCTTTTATGATGGACTGTGATACTACCGGCATTGAACCTGATATTGCTTTGGTGAAGTACAAGAAGCTGGTTGGTGGCGGATATATGAAGATTATCAACCGCACAGTACCAATGGCCTTGGATAGGCTGGGGTATACCAAAGAGCAGGTTACCGCTATCACTGACTTCATTGATAGCAATGACACAATCGAGGGTGCTCCTCATGTAAAGAAAGAAGATCTAGCCGTGTTTGACTGTGCTTTCCCAGCTGCAAACGGTACACGCTCCATTCACCACATGGGTCACTTAAAAATGATGGGCGCAGCACAACCTTTCATCTCTGGTGCTATCTCTAAGACCGTCAACATGCCAGCTGATTCCACAGTAGAAGAAATCATGGATGCCTACATTCAGGGTTGGAAGCTTGGCTTGAAGGCCTTAGCTATCTACCGTGATGGATCAAAGCGTACGCAGCCGCTCAATACTTCCTTGACTGAGGATGGTAAGAAGCAAGAGAAGACCGCGGCAGCCGTTGTTTCACCTGACCCGAAGCCCTACCGCCATCGTCTACCAGACGAGCGTCAATCTATCACGCATAAGTTTGATATTGCCGGGCACGAGGGTTACATCACGGTTGGTCTCTATCCTGACGGACAACCAGGCGAGCTCTTCATCACCATGAGTAAAGAGGGTAGTACACTCTCTGGAGTAATGGACGCCTTTGCCACTTCAATTTCCCTGAACTTGCAGTATGGTGTGCCGCTGAAGGTGCTCATTAGCAAATTTACGCACTCTCGCTTTGAACCAGCCGGCTTCACACGCAACAAGCAGATCCCGATGGTGAAGTCGATCATGGATTACATTTTCCGCTGGTTAGCCCTGAAGTTCATGACCTCAAAAGAGGCAGCTGAATTCCACAATGCTGATCTGACCGCGCAGGCGACCTCAACTGCTCCAGTCCAGAAAGCCGAGCCAGTCGCCAGCGCTGCTCCAGTAGCAGAGAAGGTGCAAGAAAAAGTAGAGGAAAAAGAAAGCGCCACTTCTGGAGTTCAACTTGAACTGAGCACGATCAAGAATCAAACCGACGCACCGCCTTGCGATTTCTGCGGAGCTATCATGGTTCGCAACGCATCCTGCTACAAGTGTCTGGAATGCGGTAATACGAGCGGCTGCTCCTAA